One Pseudorasbora parva isolate DD20220531a chromosome 8, ASM2467924v1, whole genome shotgun sequence DNA window includes the following coding sequences:
- the LOC137084480 gene encoding fap1 adhesin-like — MAQTCYQSVSQPSDLKLAQTRYQPSGLKLAQTHYQSVSQPSDLKHAQTLYKSVSQPGGLKLAQTRYQSVAQSITQQPAKANSQYVVQSGSLPSAQARYQSVSQPSDLKLAQTRYQPSDLKLAQTLYQSVSQPGDLKLAQARYHSVAQSITQKPAKANSQYVVQSGSLPSAQARYQSVAQPSDLKMAQTRYQSVSQPGGLKLAQTRYQSVAQSITQQPAKANSQYVVQSGSLPSAQARYQSVSQPSDLKLAQARYHSVAQSITQQPAKAKSQYVVQSGSLPSAQTRYQSVSQPSDLKMAQTLYQSVSQPGGLKLAQTRYQSVAQSITQQPAKANSQYVVQSGSLPSSQARYQSVSQPNDLKLAQARYQSVAQSITQQPAKAKSQYVVQSGSLPSAQSRYQSVSQPSDLKMVQTCYQSVDQASGLNLAQTRYQSVDQPSGLKLAQTRYQSVDQPSGLKLAQTRYQSVDQPSGLKLAQARYQSVAQSITQQPAKANSQYVVQSGSLPSAQARYQSVSQPSDLKVAQTRYQSVAQSITQQPAKANSQYVVQSGSLPSSQARYQSVSQPSDLKVAQTLYQSVDQPSGLKLAQGCYQSVAQSNTQQPAQANSQYVVHSGSLQSAQASYQSVSQLSGLQSAQARISAPSIPGLSYPRAI; from the coding sequence ATGGCACAAACCTGTTACCAGTCTGTGTCCCAGCCCAGTGACCTGAAGCTGGCACAAACCCGTtaccagcccagtggcctgaagCTGGCACAAACCCATTACCAGTCTGTGTCCCAGCCCAGTGACCTGAAACATGCACAAACCCTTTACAAGTCTGTGTCCCAGCCCGGTGGCCTAAAGCTGGCACAAACCCGTTACCAGTCTGTGGCCCAGTCCATCACTCAACAACCAGCCAAAGCCAACTCGCAATATGTAGTCCAGTCAGGTAGCCTGCCATCAGCCCAAGCCCGTTACCAGTCTGTGTCTCAGCCCAGTGACCTGAAACTGGCACAAACCCGTTACCAGCCCAGTGACCTGAAGCTGGCACAAACCCTTTACCAGTCTGTGTCCCAGCCCGGTGACCTGAAGCTGGCACAAGCCCGTTACCATTCTGTGGCCCAGTCCATCACTCAAAAACCAGCCAAAGCCAACTCGCAATATGTTGTCCAGTCAGGTAGCCTGCCATCAGCCCAAGCCCGTTACCAGTCTGTGGCCCAGCCCAGTGACCTGAAGATGGCACAAACCCGTTACCAGTCTGTGTCCCAGCCCGGTGGCCTAAAGCTGGCACAAACCCGTTACCAGTCTGTGGCCCAGTCCATCACTCAACAACCAGCCAAAGCAAACTCGCAATATGTAGTCCAGTCAGGTAGCCTGCCATCAGCCCAAGCCCGTTACCAGTCTGTGTCCCAGCCCAGTGACCTGAAGCTGGCACAAGCCCGTTACCATTCTGTGGCCCAGTCCATCACTCAACAACCAGCCAAAGCCAAATCGCAATATGTAGTCCAGTCCGGTAGCCTGCCATCAGCCCAAACCCGTTACCAGTCTGTGTCGCAGCCCAGTGACCTGAAGATGGCACAAACCCTTTACCAGTCTGTGTCCCAGCCCGGTGGCCTAAAGCTGGCACAAACCCGTTACCAGTCTGTGGCCCAGTCCATCACTCAACAACCAGCCAAAGCAAACTCGCAATATGTAGTCCAGTCAGGTAGCCTGCCATCATCCCAAGCCCGTTACCAGTCTGTGTCCCAGCCCAATGACCTGAAGCTGGCACAAGCCCGTTACCAGTCTGTGGCCCAGTCCATCACTCAACAACCAGCCAAAGCCAAATCGCAATATGTAGTCCAGTCAGGTAGCCTGCCATCAGCCCAATCCCGTTACCAGTCTGTGTCCCAGCCCAGTGACCTGAAGATGGTACAAACCTGTTACCAGTCTGTGGACCAGGCCAGTGGCCTGAATTTGGCACAAACCCGTTACCAGTCTGTGgaccagcccagtggcctgaagCTGGCACAAACCCGTTACCAGTCTGTGgaccagcccagtggcctgaagCTGGCACAAACCCGTTACCAGTCTGTGgaccagcccagtggcctgaagCTGGCACAAGCCCGTTACCAGTCTGTGGCCCAGTCCATCACTCAACAACCAGCCAAAGCCAACTCGCAATATGTAGTCCAGTCAGGTAGCCTGCCATCAGCCCAAGCCCGTTACCAGTCTGTGTCCCAGCCCAGTGACCTGAAGGTGGCACAAACCCGTTACCAGTCTGTGGCCCAGTCCATCACTCAACAACCAGCCAAAGCCAATTCGCAATATGTAGTCCAGTCAGGTAGCCTGCCATCATCCCAAGCCCGTTACCAGTCTGTTTCCCAGCCCAGTGACCTGAAGGTGGCACAAACCCTTTACCAGTCTGTGGACCAGCCTAGTGGCCTGAAGCTGGCACAAGGCTGTTATCAGTCTGTAGCCCAGTCCAACACCCAGCAACCAGCCCAAGCCAACTCGCAATATGTAGTCCATTCAGGTAGCCTGCAGTCAGCACAAGCTAGTTACCAGTCTGTGTCCCAGCTCAGTGGTCTGCAGTCAGCGCAAGCCCGTATCTCAGCGCCCTCGATTCCAGGTCTTTCCTATCCCAGAGCCATCTAG